The sequence below is a genomic window from Proteus vulgaris.
GGGGGAGTTATCTTCTCCATTGCTGATCAGTTTAGTATTCCTATCCGTTATATTGGGGTAGGTGAAGGTATTGAAGATCTACGTCCGTTTAAGGCCGACGATTTTATTGAGGCTCTGTTTGCCCGCGAGGAGTAGTTTTAATGATCCGCTTCGAACACGTCAGCAAGGCTTATTTAGGTGGAAGACAAGCATTACAGGGGGTTGATTTTCATCTTCGTCCTGGTGAAATGGCTTTTTTAACGGGTCATTCTGGCGCCGGTAAAAGTACATTGCTTAAGTTAATTTGTGGAATAGAACGCCCAAGTGATGGTGCTATTTGGTTTGCTGGTCACGATATCAGTAGACTCAAAAATAGTGAGATCCCTTTTCTTCGCCGTCAAATTGGGATGATCTTCCAAGATCACCACTTATTGATGGATAGAACGGTTTATGACAACGTTTCTCTTCCCCTGATTATTGCTGGCGCGAGTGAAGAGGATATTCGGCGAAGAGTTTCCGCCGCTTTAGATAAAGTGGGGCTATTGGATAAAGCTAAAAATTATCCTATTCAACTCTCTGGTGGTGAACAACAGCGTGTCGGTATTGCGCGCGCTGTTGTGAATAAGCCGACTGTTTTGCTCGCAGATGAACCAACAGGTAACCTTGATGGCGAGCTTTCAGAAGGTATCATGCGCCTTTTTGAAGAGTTCAACCGTGTTGGCGTAACCGTGTTAATGGCGACGCACGATATGTCGCTGATAGAACGTAGAAATTATCGCATTCTTACATTAGGGCAAGGCAGAATGGTGGGAGGGCAAAATGGCTAAAGCAAAAAGTTCCCGTAAATCAATGCCAACGCCGGGTGCAAAAACCAAGGCGCTAAAAGGGGGAAGACGCGAACAGTGGCGTTATGCATGGCGTAACACGATGGCAGATTTTTTACGCCAACCGCTCTCCTCTTTTTTAACGGTAATGGTTGTCGCGATATCTCTTACCTTGCCTAGCATCTTTTATATTGTATGGAAGAATGTCTCAACAGCGGCAGAACAATGGTATCCAACACCACAATTAACTGTTTATCTCGATAAATCTCTTGATGATTCATTAGCTGAAGCCACAATCAAAAAAATTGAAGCCTTAGAAAAAGTCGAAGGTGTTAACTACCTTTCGCGACAAGAT
It includes:
- the ftsE gene encoding cell division ATP-binding protein FtsE; the encoded protein is MIRFEHVSKAYLGGRQALQGVDFHLRPGEMAFLTGHSGAGKSTLLKLICGIERPSDGAIWFAGHDISRLKNSEIPFLRRQIGMIFQDHHLLMDRTVYDNVSLPLIIAGASEEDIRRRVSAALDKVGLLDKAKNYPIQLSGGEQQRVGIARAVVNKPTVLLADEPTGNLDGELSEGIMRLFEEFNRVGVTVLMATHDMSLIERRNYRILTLGQGRMVGGQNG